Below is a window of uncultured Cohaesibacter sp. DNA.
CCACGATCACGCATTTTGCACCAGCGACGAGGTCCATGGCACCGCCCATGCCGGGCACCATCTTGCCGGGCACCATCCAGTTGGCCAGTTGACCTTTCTCGTCAACCTGAAGGCCACCAAGCACGGTCACATCCAGATGACCACCACGGATGAGGCCGAAACTGAAGCAGGAATCAAAACCAACCGCACCAGGGATTGCGCCAATCGGGCTTCCGCCAGCGTCGGTCAGATCCTCGTCCTGAAGCTTTTTGTCCAGCAGGCTGCTCATGCCCAGAATGCCATTCTCGGACTGGAAGAAGACTTCGACCCCGGCAGGCAGATAATTGGCCACCATGGTCGGCAGGCCGATACCCAGATTGACCAGATCGCCGCTTTTCAACTCCTGCGCAACACGGCTTGCAATAAGGCTCTTGCTATCCATTGCTGCTCTCCTTGGAAATGAGATAGTCGACCAACACATGCGGCGTCGCGATCAGGTCCGGCGCCAGCGCACCGGTTGGCACGATCGTTTGCGCTTCCGCGATCACGGTTTCGGCGGCCATCGCCATGATCGGATTGAAATTGCGCGCCGTCAGATTATAGACCAGATTGCCCAGATAATCGGCCTGCTTGGCATTGATCAGGGCAAAGTCGGCCTTAAGCGGTTTGGCCAGAATGA
It encodes the following:
- a CDS encoding 3-oxoacid CoA-transferase subunit B codes for the protein MDSKSLIASRVAQELKSGDLVNLGIGLPTMVANYLPAGVEVFFQSENGILGMSSLLDKKLQDEDLTDAGGSPIGAIPGAVGFDSCFSFGLIRGGHLDVTVLGGLQVDEKGQLANWMVPGKMVPGMGGAMDLVAGAKCVIVAMTHTAKGSPKIVKQCNLPLTATRRVDLIVTDLAVIEPTDDGLLLRELAPGVTVEQVMEATEASLIVADDISEMAISA